In Paramormyrops kingsleyae isolate MSU_618 chromosome 5, PKINGS_0.4, whole genome shotgun sequence, one DNA window encodes the following:
- the LOC140590833 gene encoding galactose-binding lectin l-1-like, with amino-acid sequence MDFLKILLIFAFLQLTLKDMPVMATNQLKITGIPKLNAKRFSINIGLGEENIALQFDVRFEFHNDRNTTVFSYKQNNSTWTNVVKDEHFPFEQGEEFKVPSHLDLKWPEAIHAGRVEGRFKEE; translated from the exons ATGGATTTCCTCAAAATACTCCTTATTTTTGCGTTTCTCCAGCTGACGCTGAAGGACATGCCTGTGATGGCTACGAACCAGCTGAAGATCACTGGGATACCCAAGCTAAACGCCAAGAG GTTCAGCATCAACATCGGCCTCGGGGAGGAAAACATTGCCCTGCAGTTTGATGTCCGCTTTGAATTCCACAATGACCGCAACACCACTGTCTTCTCCTACAAGCAGAATAACAGCACCTGGACCAATGTTGTGAAGGATGAACATTTCCCCTTTGAGCAAGGGGAGGAGTTCAAG GTGCCTTCCCACCTTGATCTCAAATGGCCCGAAGCAATCCACGCCGGCAGAGTGGAAGGCAGGTTTAAAGAGGAGTAA